The Oncorhynchus masou masou isolate Uvic2021 chromosome 31, UVic_Omas_1.1, whole genome shotgun sequence genome includes a region encoding these proteins:
- the LOC135523498 gene encoding thrombospondin-2-like isoform X1, producing the protein MVTAALTGGFALSPGDMILRRSLNLLPILLLCSSALPQDGEVTMDDDTTFDLFDISGITRKTLGAKQFRGQDTDNPAYRFIRFDHLPSVSAPVLKQMLLQIQNNEGFVFVASMRQDRGSRGTLIALEGANGQRQFEIVSNGRANTLDLVYWVDGSQNVVSFEDVDLSDSQWKNITLHVHGENANLFVGCSLIDSFILDEPFYEHLQAEDSRMFVAKGSIRENHFRGLLQNVRFMFDTSVDDVLRNKGCEVTKADEANVVVSESTDMEDVSTSTAITTNFIGQKTEKLGADMCERSCEELSTMFQELKGLRVVVGNLIDGLQKVTEENTVMKDALGKMKNSKEKHMCWQDGRLFEDKEDWVVDSCTTCTCQDSKIVCHQITCPPVACASPSFIDGECCPVCLSKDSEDGWSPWSEWTECTVTCGTGTQQRGRSCDATSNTCSGPSIQTRKCSLGKCDSRVRQNGGWSLWSPWSSCSVTCGEGQITRIRHCNAPTPQLGGKDCEGQGRDTQRCEAKPCPIDGGWGPWSPWAICSATCGGGVKGRTRVCNSPEPQYGGKKCPGETNDSDACNKQECPIDGCLSNPCFGGVDCNSAPDGSWECGPCPLGFRGNGTHCEDVNECDMVSDICFKAGGASRCINTDPGFHCLSCPPRYKGTQPFGMGVEAAKKNKQVCEPENPCKDKTHNCHRSSECIYISHFSEPMYKCECRIGYAGDGFICGEDSDLDGWPNQNLVCGANATYHCKKDNCPNLPNSGQEDFDKDGQGDACDQDDDNDGIVDERDNCPLMYNPRQFDFDKDDVGDRCDNCPYEHNPAQIDTDHNGEGDACAIDIDGDEILNEQDNCPYLYNNDQKDTDMDGVGDQCDNCPLLHNPDQADTDNDLVGDQCDNNQDIDEDGHQNNLDNCPYVANSNQADHDKDGKGDACDFDDDNDGIPDDRDNCRLTPNKDQLDSDGDGRGDACKDDFDNDNIPDFLDVCPENNAVSVTNFRKFQMVHLDPKGTAQIDPNWVVRHQGKELVQTVNSDPGIAVGFDEFNAVDFSGTFYVNTDRDDDYAGFVFGYQSSGRFYVVMWKQITQTYWEDKPSKAFGISGVSLKVVNSTTGTGENLRNALWHTGNTKNQVRTLWHDPKNIGWKDYTAYRWHLIHRPKTGFIRVVVYEGKQILADSGPVYDKTFAGGRLGLFVFSQELVFFSDLKYECRDKLEFPTVLSIR; encoded by the exons ATGGTGAGGTCACAATGGATGACGACACAACGTTTGACCTGTTTGATATTAGCGGTATCACACGCAAGACTCTGGGCGCCAAGCAATTCCGTGGCCAAGACACGGACAACCCCGCTTACCGTTTCATCCGCTTCGACCATTTGCCCTCTGTGAGCGCGCCCGTGCTCAAACAGATGCTTCTGCAAATCCAGAACAACGAGGGCTTCGTGTTCGTGGCCAGCATGCGCCAGGACCGCGGTTCGCGGGGAACCCTCATCGCATTGGAAGGCGCCAACGGCCAACGGCAGTTTGAAATCGTCTCCAACGGTCGTGCCAACACGCTGGACCTTGTCTACTGGGTGGACGGCTCTCAAAATGTTGTCTCCTTCGAGGATGTTGACCTGTCTGACTCGCAGTGGAAGAATATCACACTTCATGTTCATGGCGAAAATGCAAATCTGTTTGTGGGCTGCAGTCTCATCGACAGCTTCATCTTGGATGAGCCTTTCTACGAGCACCTGCAGGCAGAGGATAGCCGAATGTTCGTCGCCAAGGGATCCATCCGCGAAAACCATTTCAGG GGCTTACTGCAGAATGTTCGCTTCATGTTCGACACATCCGTGGATGATGTTCTGAGGAACAAAGGCTGTGAAGTCACTAAGGCTG ACGAGGCCAACGTGGTGGTGAGTGAGAGCACAGATATGGAGGATGTGAGTACCTCTACAGCCATCACCACTAACTTCATCGGCCAAAAGACAGAGAAGCTGGGAGCAGATATGTGTGAACGATCCTGTGAGGAACTCAGCACCATGTTCCAGGAGCTCAAAGGACTGCGGGTTGTAGTGGGGAACCTCATAGACGGCCTGCAGAAAGTG acagaggaaaacacagtAATGAAGGATGCTTTGGGGAAGATGAAGAACTCCAAGGAGAAACACATGTGTTGGCAGGACGGACGGCTGTTTGAAGATAAGGAGGACTGGGTGGTGGACAGCTGCACCACGTGTACCTGTCAG GACTCAAAGATCGTGTGTCACCAAATCACTTGTCCTCCTGTGGCCTGTGCTAGCCCCTCCTTCATCGACGGAGAGTgttgccctgtctgtctgt CTAAGGACAGTGAGGACGGCTGGTCCCCCTGGTCGGAGTGGACAGAGTGTACTgtcacctgtgggacaggtactcAACAGAGGGGACGCTCATGTGATGCCACCAGTAACACCTGCTCTGGACCATCCATCCAGACCAGGAAATGCAGCCTGGGAAAATGTGACAGCCGAG TTCGTCAGAACGGTGGGTGGAGCCTGTGGTCTCCCTGGTCATCATGCTCAGTGACGTGTGGCGAGGGCCAGATCACCAGGATACGCCACTGcaacgcacccacaccacaactGGGGGGCAAGGACTGTGAGGGCCAGGGGAGAGATACACAGCGCTGTGAGGCCAAGCCCTGTCCCA TTGATGGTGGTTGGGGACCGTGGTCGCCATGGGCGATCTGCTCGGCAACCTGTGGGGGTGGAGTTAAGGGTCGGACCCGTGTCTGTAACAGCCCCGAACCCCAGTACGGAGGAAAGAAGTGCCCTGGGGAGACCAACGACAGTGATGCCTGCAACAAACAAGAATGCCCTatcg ACGGTTGTCTGTCTAACCCATGCTTCGGAGGAGTGGACTGTAACAGTGCCCCCGACGGATCCTGGGAGTGTGGTCCATGCCCTCTCGGTTTCCGCGGCAACGGAACCCACTGTGAAGACGTCAACGAG tgtgACATGGTGTCTGACATATGCTTTAAAGCTGGTGGAGCATCGCGTTGCATCAACACAGACCCAGGGTTCCACTGTCTGTCCTGCCCACCCCGCTACAAGGGAACGCAGCCCTTCGGCATGGGGGTGGAAGCTGCCAAGAAGAACAAACAG gtCTGCGAGCCAGAGAACCCCTGCAAAGACAAGACCCACAACTGTCACCGGTCCTCAGAGTGTATCTACATCAGCCACTTTAGTGAACCCATGTACAAATGTGAGTGCAGGATCGGCTACGCTGGTGATGGCTTCATCTGTGGAGAGGACTCAGACCTCGATGGATGGCCTAATCAGAACCTGGTGTGTGGGGCCAACGCCACCTATCACTGCAAAAAG GATAACTGCCCCAACCTGCCTAACTCTGGACAGGAAGATTTTGACAAAGATGGTCAGGGAGACGCTTGTGACCAGGATGATGACAACGATGGAATCGTGGATGAAAGA gacaACTGTCCTCTAATGTACAACCCCAGACAGTTTGACTTTGATAAGGATGATGTGGGAGATCGTTGTGACAACTGCCCCTACGAACACAACCCTGCCCAGATCGACACCGACCACAATGGGGAAGGTGACGCCTGTGCTATCGACATTGATGGAGATG AAATCCTAAACGAGCAAGACAACTGCCCGTACTTGTACAACAATGACCAGAAGGACACTGACATGGATGGAGTCGGTGACCAGTGTGACAACTGTCCTCTGCTACACAACCCTGACCAG GCTGACACAGACAATGACCTTGTAGGAGACCAGTGTGACAACAACCAGGACATCGATGAAGACGGTCACCAGAACAACCTGGACAACTGTCCTTACGTCGCCAACTCCAACCAGGCTGACCACGATAAGGACGGCAAGGGGGACGCCTGTGACTTCGACGATGACAATGACGGTATCCCTGACGATAGGGACAACTGTAGATTGACACCCAATAAAGATCAACTGGACTCTGATG GCGACGGTAGAGGCGACGCCTGCAAAGACGACTTTGACAACGACAACATCCCGGACTTCCTTGACGTGTGTCCTGAGAACAATGCCGTCAGCGTCACAAACTTCCGGAAGTTTCAGATGGTGCACCTGGACCCCAAGGGAACAGCGCAGATCGACCCCAACTGGGTGGTTAGACATCAGGGCAAGGAGCTGGTACAGACCGTCAACTCTGACCCTGGCATCGCTGTTG GCTTTGATGAGTTCAACGCGGTGGACTTCAGTGGTACGTTCTACGTGAACACGGACCGGGATGACGACTATGCTGGCTTTGTGTTCGGTTACCAGTCGAGCGGCCGCTTCTACGTGGTGATGTGGAAGCAGATCACTCAGACCTACTGGGAAGACAAACCCTCCAAGGCCTTTGGtatctctggtgtctctctcaaGGTGGTCAACTCAACTACGGGCACAGGGGAGAACCTGAGAAACGCCCTGTGGCACACAGGCAACACAAAAAATCAG GTGCGCACTCTGTGGCACGACCCAAAGAACATTGGCTGGAAGGATTACACAGCCTACAGGTGGCACCTCATCCACAGACCCAAGACTGGATTCATCAG GGTTGTGGTCTATGAAGGGAAACAGATCTTGGCAGACTCGGGACCAGTGTACGACAAGACGTTTGCTGGAGGACGGTTAGGCCTGTTTGTCTTCTCCCAGGAACTGGTCTTCTTCTCTGATCTCAAATATGAGTGTAGAG ATAAGCTGGAGTTTCCAACTGTGTTGTCCATCAG ATAA
- the LOC135523498 gene encoding thrombospondin-2-like isoform X2, with amino-acid sequence MVTAALTGGFALSPGDMILRRSLNLLPILLLCSSALPQDGEVTMDDDTTFDLFDISGITRKTLGAKQFRGQDTDNPAYRFIRFDHLPSVSAPVLKQMLLQIQNNEGFVFVASMRQDRGSRGTLIALEGANGQRQFEIVSNGRANTLDLVYWVDGSQNVVSFEDVDLSDSQWKNITLHVHGENANLFVGCSLIDSFILDEPFYEHLQAEDSRMFVAKGSIRENHFRGLLQNVRFMFDTSVDDVLRNKGCEVTKADEANVVVSESTDMEDVSTSTAITTNFIGQKTEKLGADMCERSCEELSTMFQELKGLRVVVGNLIDGLQKVTEENTVMKDALGKMKNSKEKHMCWQDGRLFEDKEDWVVDSCTTCTCQDSKIVCHQITCPPVACASPSFIDGECCPVCLSKDSEDGWSPWSEWTECTVTCGTGTQQRGRSCDATSNTCSGPSIQTRKCSLGKCDSRVRQNGGWSLWSPWSSCSVTCGEGQITRIRHCNAPTPQLGGKDCEGQGRDTQRCEAKPCPIDGGWGPWSPWAICSATCGGGVKGRTRVCNSPEPQYGGKKCPGETNDSDACNKQECPIDGCLSNPCFGGVDCNSAPDGSWECGPCPLGFRGNGTHCEDVNECDMVSDICFKAGGASRCINTDPGFHCLSCPPRYKGTQPFGMGVEAAKKNKQVCEPENPCKDKTHNCHRSSECIYISHFSEPMYKCECRIGYAGDGFICGEDSDLDGWPNQNLVCGANATYHCKKDNCPNLPNSGQEDFDKDGQGDACDQDDDNDGIVDERDNCPLMYNPRQFDFDKDDVGDRCDNCPYEHNPAQIDTDHNGEGDACAIDIDGDEILNEQDNCPYLYNNDQKDTDMDGVGDQCDNCPLLHNPDQADTDNDLVGDQCDNNQDIDEDGHQNNLDNCPYVANSNQADHDKDGKGDACDFDDDNDGIPDDRDNCRLTPNKDQLDSDGDGRGDACKDDFDNDNIPDFLDVCPENNAVSVTNFRKFQMVHLDPKGTAQIDPNWVVRHQGKELVQTVNSDPGIAVGFDEFNAVDFSGTFYVNTDRDDDYAGFVFGYQSSGRFYVVMWKQITQTYWEDKPSKAFGISGVSLKVVNSTTGTGENLRNALWHTGNTKNQVRTLWHDPKNIGWKDYTAYRWHLIHRPKTGFIRVVVYEGKQILADSGPVYDKTFAGGRLGLFVFSQELVFFSDLKYECRDN; translated from the exons ATGGTGAGGTCACAATGGATGACGACACAACGTTTGACCTGTTTGATATTAGCGGTATCACACGCAAGACTCTGGGCGCCAAGCAATTCCGTGGCCAAGACACGGACAACCCCGCTTACCGTTTCATCCGCTTCGACCATTTGCCCTCTGTGAGCGCGCCCGTGCTCAAACAGATGCTTCTGCAAATCCAGAACAACGAGGGCTTCGTGTTCGTGGCCAGCATGCGCCAGGACCGCGGTTCGCGGGGAACCCTCATCGCATTGGAAGGCGCCAACGGCCAACGGCAGTTTGAAATCGTCTCCAACGGTCGTGCCAACACGCTGGACCTTGTCTACTGGGTGGACGGCTCTCAAAATGTTGTCTCCTTCGAGGATGTTGACCTGTCTGACTCGCAGTGGAAGAATATCACACTTCATGTTCATGGCGAAAATGCAAATCTGTTTGTGGGCTGCAGTCTCATCGACAGCTTCATCTTGGATGAGCCTTTCTACGAGCACCTGCAGGCAGAGGATAGCCGAATGTTCGTCGCCAAGGGATCCATCCGCGAAAACCATTTCAGG GGCTTACTGCAGAATGTTCGCTTCATGTTCGACACATCCGTGGATGATGTTCTGAGGAACAAAGGCTGTGAAGTCACTAAGGCTG ACGAGGCCAACGTGGTGGTGAGTGAGAGCACAGATATGGAGGATGTGAGTACCTCTACAGCCATCACCACTAACTTCATCGGCCAAAAGACAGAGAAGCTGGGAGCAGATATGTGTGAACGATCCTGTGAGGAACTCAGCACCATGTTCCAGGAGCTCAAAGGACTGCGGGTTGTAGTGGGGAACCTCATAGACGGCCTGCAGAAAGTG acagaggaaaacacagtAATGAAGGATGCTTTGGGGAAGATGAAGAACTCCAAGGAGAAACACATGTGTTGGCAGGACGGACGGCTGTTTGAAGATAAGGAGGACTGGGTGGTGGACAGCTGCACCACGTGTACCTGTCAG GACTCAAAGATCGTGTGTCACCAAATCACTTGTCCTCCTGTGGCCTGTGCTAGCCCCTCCTTCATCGACGGAGAGTgttgccctgtctgtctgt CTAAGGACAGTGAGGACGGCTGGTCCCCCTGGTCGGAGTGGACAGAGTGTACTgtcacctgtgggacaggtactcAACAGAGGGGACGCTCATGTGATGCCACCAGTAACACCTGCTCTGGACCATCCATCCAGACCAGGAAATGCAGCCTGGGAAAATGTGACAGCCGAG TTCGTCAGAACGGTGGGTGGAGCCTGTGGTCTCCCTGGTCATCATGCTCAGTGACGTGTGGCGAGGGCCAGATCACCAGGATACGCCACTGcaacgcacccacaccacaactGGGGGGCAAGGACTGTGAGGGCCAGGGGAGAGATACACAGCGCTGTGAGGCCAAGCCCTGTCCCA TTGATGGTGGTTGGGGACCGTGGTCGCCATGGGCGATCTGCTCGGCAACCTGTGGGGGTGGAGTTAAGGGTCGGACCCGTGTCTGTAACAGCCCCGAACCCCAGTACGGAGGAAAGAAGTGCCCTGGGGAGACCAACGACAGTGATGCCTGCAACAAACAAGAATGCCCTatcg ACGGTTGTCTGTCTAACCCATGCTTCGGAGGAGTGGACTGTAACAGTGCCCCCGACGGATCCTGGGAGTGTGGTCCATGCCCTCTCGGTTTCCGCGGCAACGGAACCCACTGTGAAGACGTCAACGAG tgtgACATGGTGTCTGACATATGCTTTAAAGCTGGTGGAGCATCGCGTTGCATCAACACAGACCCAGGGTTCCACTGTCTGTCCTGCCCACCCCGCTACAAGGGAACGCAGCCCTTCGGCATGGGGGTGGAAGCTGCCAAGAAGAACAAACAG gtCTGCGAGCCAGAGAACCCCTGCAAAGACAAGACCCACAACTGTCACCGGTCCTCAGAGTGTATCTACATCAGCCACTTTAGTGAACCCATGTACAAATGTGAGTGCAGGATCGGCTACGCTGGTGATGGCTTCATCTGTGGAGAGGACTCAGACCTCGATGGATGGCCTAATCAGAACCTGGTGTGTGGGGCCAACGCCACCTATCACTGCAAAAAG GATAACTGCCCCAACCTGCCTAACTCTGGACAGGAAGATTTTGACAAAGATGGTCAGGGAGACGCTTGTGACCAGGATGATGACAACGATGGAATCGTGGATGAAAGA gacaACTGTCCTCTAATGTACAACCCCAGACAGTTTGACTTTGATAAGGATGATGTGGGAGATCGTTGTGACAACTGCCCCTACGAACACAACCCTGCCCAGATCGACACCGACCACAATGGGGAAGGTGACGCCTGTGCTATCGACATTGATGGAGATG AAATCCTAAACGAGCAAGACAACTGCCCGTACTTGTACAACAATGACCAGAAGGACACTGACATGGATGGAGTCGGTGACCAGTGTGACAACTGTCCTCTGCTACACAACCCTGACCAG GCTGACACAGACAATGACCTTGTAGGAGACCAGTGTGACAACAACCAGGACATCGATGAAGACGGTCACCAGAACAACCTGGACAACTGTCCTTACGTCGCCAACTCCAACCAGGCTGACCACGATAAGGACGGCAAGGGGGACGCCTGTGACTTCGACGATGACAATGACGGTATCCCTGACGATAGGGACAACTGTAGATTGACACCCAATAAAGATCAACTGGACTCTGATG GCGACGGTAGAGGCGACGCCTGCAAAGACGACTTTGACAACGACAACATCCCGGACTTCCTTGACGTGTGTCCTGAGAACAATGCCGTCAGCGTCACAAACTTCCGGAAGTTTCAGATGGTGCACCTGGACCCCAAGGGAACAGCGCAGATCGACCCCAACTGGGTGGTTAGACATCAGGGCAAGGAGCTGGTACAGACCGTCAACTCTGACCCTGGCATCGCTGTTG GCTTTGATGAGTTCAACGCGGTGGACTTCAGTGGTACGTTCTACGTGAACACGGACCGGGATGACGACTATGCTGGCTTTGTGTTCGGTTACCAGTCGAGCGGCCGCTTCTACGTGGTGATGTGGAAGCAGATCACTCAGACCTACTGGGAAGACAAACCCTCCAAGGCCTTTGGtatctctggtgtctctctcaaGGTGGTCAACTCAACTACGGGCACAGGGGAGAACCTGAGAAACGCCCTGTGGCACACAGGCAACACAAAAAATCAG GTGCGCACTCTGTGGCACGACCCAAAGAACATTGGCTGGAAGGATTACACAGCCTACAGGTGGCACCTCATCCACAGACCCAAGACTGGATTCATCAG GGTTGTGGTCTATGAAGGGAAACAGATCTTGGCAGACTCGGGACCAGTGTACGACAAGACGTTTGCTGGAGGACGGTTAGGCCTGTTTGTCTTCTCCCAGGAACTGGTCTTCTTCTCTGATCTCAAATATGAGTGTAGAG ATAACTGA
- the LOC135523498 gene encoding thrombospondin-2-like isoform X3, with the protein MILRRSLNLLPILLLCSSALPQDGEVTMDDDTTFDLFDISGITRKTLGAKQFRGQDTDNPAYRFIRFDHLPSVSAPVLKQMLLQIQNNEGFVFVASMRQDRGSRGTLIALEGANGQRQFEIVSNGRANTLDLVYWVDGSQNVVSFEDVDLSDSQWKNITLHVHGENANLFVGCSLIDSFILDEPFYEHLQAEDSRMFVAKGSIRENHFRGLLQNVRFMFDTSVDDVLRNKGCEVTKADEANVVVSESTDMEDVSTSTAITTNFIGQKTEKLGADMCERSCEELSTMFQELKGLRVVVGNLIDGLQKVTEENTVMKDALGKMKNSKEKHMCWQDGRLFEDKEDWVVDSCTTCTCQDSKIVCHQITCPPVACASPSFIDGECCPVCLSKDSEDGWSPWSEWTECTVTCGTGTQQRGRSCDATSNTCSGPSIQTRKCSLGKCDSRVRQNGGWSLWSPWSSCSVTCGEGQITRIRHCNAPTPQLGGKDCEGQGRDTQRCEAKPCPIDGGWGPWSPWAICSATCGGGVKGRTRVCNSPEPQYGGKKCPGETNDSDACNKQECPIDGCLSNPCFGGVDCNSAPDGSWECGPCPLGFRGNGTHCEDVNECDMVSDICFKAGGASRCINTDPGFHCLSCPPRYKGTQPFGMGVEAAKKNKQVCEPENPCKDKTHNCHRSSECIYISHFSEPMYKCECRIGYAGDGFICGEDSDLDGWPNQNLVCGANATYHCKKDNCPNLPNSGQEDFDKDGQGDACDQDDDNDGIVDERDNCPLMYNPRQFDFDKDDVGDRCDNCPYEHNPAQIDTDHNGEGDACAIDIDGDEILNEQDNCPYLYNNDQKDTDMDGVGDQCDNCPLLHNPDQADTDNDLVGDQCDNNQDIDEDGHQNNLDNCPYVANSNQADHDKDGKGDACDFDDDNDGIPDDRDNCRLTPNKDQLDSDGDGRGDACKDDFDNDNIPDFLDVCPENNAVSVTNFRKFQMVHLDPKGTAQIDPNWVVRHQGKELVQTVNSDPGIAVGFDEFNAVDFSGTFYVNTDRDDDYAGFVFGYQSSGRFYVVMWKQITQTYWEDKPSKAFGISGVSLKVVNSTTGTGENLRNALWHTGNTKNQVRTLWHDPKNIGWKDYTAYRWHLIHRPKTGFIRVVVYEGKQILADSGPVYDKTFAGGRLGLFVFSQELVFFSDLKYECRDKLEFPTVLSIR; encoded by the exons ATGGTGAGGTCACAATGGATGACGACACAACGTTTGACCTGTTTGATATTAGCGGTATCACACGCAAGACTCTGGGCGCCAAGCAATTCCGTGGCCAAGACACGGACAACCCCGCTTACCGTTTCATCCGCTTCGACCATTTGCCCTCTGTGAGCGCGCCCGTGCTCAAACAGATGCTTCTGCAAATCCAGAACAACGAGGGCTTCGTGTTCGTGGCCAGCATGCGCCAGGACCGCGGTTCGCGGGGAACCCTCATCGCATTGGAAGGCGCCAACGGCCAACGGCAGTTTGAAATCGTCTCCAACGGTCGTGCCAACACGCTGGACCTTGTCTACTGGGTGGACGGCTCTCAAAATGTTGTCTCCTTCGAGGATGTTGACCTGTCTGACTCGCAGTGGAAGAATATCACACTTCATGTTCATGGCGAAAATGCAAATCTGTTTGTGGGCTGCAGTCTCATCGACAGCTTCATCTTGGATGAGCCTTTCTACGAGCACCTGCAGGCAGAGGATAGCCGAATGTTCGTCGCCAAGGGATCCATCCGCGAAAACCATTTCAGG GGCTTACTGCAGAATGTTCGCTTCATGTTCGACACATCCGTGGATGATGTTCTGAGGAACAAAGGCTGTGAAGTCACTAAGGCTG ACGAGGCCAACGTGGTGGTGAGTGAGAGCACAGATATGGAGGATGTGAGTACCTCTACAGCCATCACCACTAACTTCATCGGCCAAAAGACAGAGAAGCTGGGAGCAGATATGTGTGAACGATCCTGTGAGGAACTCAGCACCATGTTCCAGGAGCTCAAAGGACTGCGGGTTGTAGTGGGGAACCTCATAGACGGCCTGCAGAAAGTG acagaggaaaacacagtAATGAAGGATGCTTTGGGGAAGATGAAGAACTCCAAGGAGAAACACATGTGTTGGCAGGACGGACGGCTGTTTGAAGATAAGGAGGACTGGGTGGTGGACAGCTGCACCACGTGTACCTGTCAG GACTCAAAGATCGTGTGTCACCAAATCACTTGTCCTCCTGTGGCCTGTGCTAGCCCCTCCTTCATCGACGGAGAGTgttgccctgtctgtctgt CTAAGGACAGTGAGGACGGCTGGTCCCCCTGGTCGGAGTGGACAGAGTGTACTgtcacctgtgggacaggtactcAACAGAGGGGACGCTCATGTGATGCCACCAGTAACACCTGCTCTGGACCATCCATCCAGACCAGGAAATGCAGCCTGGGAAAATGTGACAGCCGAG TTCGTCAGAACGGTGGGTGGAGCCTGTGGTCTCCCTGGTCATCATGCTCAGTGACGTGTGGCGAGGGCCAGATCACCAGGATACGCCACTGcaacgcacccacaccacaactGGGGGGCAAGGACTGTGAGGGCCAGGGGAGAGATACACAGCGCTGTGAGGCCAAGCCCTGTCCCA TTGATGGTGGTTGGGGACCGTGGTCGCCATGGGCGATCTGCTCGGCAACCTGTGGGGGTGGAGTTAAGGGTCGGACCCGTGTCTGTAACAGCCCCGAACCCCAGTACGGAGGAAAGAAGTGCCCTGGGGAGACCAACGACAGTGATGCCTGCAACAAACAAGAATGCCCTatcg ACGGTTGTCTGTCTAACCCATGCTTCGGAGGAGTGGACTGTAACAGTGCCCCCGACGGATCCTGGGAGTGTGGTCCATGCCCTCTCGGTTTCCGCGGCAACGGAACCCACTGTGAAGACGTCAACGAG tgtgACATGGTGTCTGACATATGCTTTAAAGCTGGTGGAGCATCGCGTTGCATCAACACAGACCCAGGGTTCCACTGTCTGTCCTGCCCACCCCGCTACAAGGGAACGCAGCCCTTCGGCATGGGGGTGGAAGCTGCCAAGAAGAACAAACAG gtCTGCGAGCCAGAGAACCCCTGCAAAGACAAGACCCACAACTGTCACCGGTCCTCAGAGTGTATCTACATCAGCCACTTTAGTGAACCCATGTACAAATGTGAGTGCAGGATCGGCTACGCTGGTGATGGCTTCATCTGTGGAGAGGACTCAGACCTCGATGGATGGCCTAATCAGAACCTGGTGTGTGGGGCCAACGCCACCTATCACTGCAAAAAG GATAACTGCCCCAACCTGCCTAACTCTGGACAGGAAGATTTTGACAAAGATGGTCAGGGAGACGCTTGTGACCAGGATGATGACAACGATGGAATCGTGGATGAAAGA gacaACTGTCCTCTAATGTACAACCCCAGACAGTTTGACTTTGATAAGGATGATGTGGGAGATCGTTGTGACAACTGCCCCTACGAACACAACCCTGCCCAGATCGACACCGACCACAATGGGGAAGGTGACGCCTGTGCTATCGACATTGATGGAGATG AAATCCTAAACGAGCAAGACAACTGCCCGTACTTGTACAACAATGACCAGAAGGACACTGACATGGATGGAGTCGGTGACCAGTGTGACAACTGTCCTCTGCTACACAACCCTGACCAG GCTGACACAGACAATGACCTTGTAGGAGACCAGTGTGACAACAACCAGGACATCGATGAAGACGGTCACCAGAACAACCTGGACAACTGTCCTTACGTCGCCAACTCCAACCAGGCTGACCACGATAAGGACGGCAAGGGGGACGCCTGTGACTTCGACGATGACAATGACGGTATCCCTGACGATAGGGACAACTGTAGATTGACACCCAATAAAGATCAACTGGACTCTGATG GCGACGGTAGAGGCGACGCCTGCAAAGACGACTTTGACAACGACAACATCCCGGACTTCCTTGACGTGTGTCCTGAGAACAATGCCGTCAGCGTCACAAACTTCCGGAAGTTTCAGATGGTGCACCTGGACCCCAAGGGAACAGCGCAGATCGACCCCAACTGGGTGGTTAGACATCAGGGCAAGGAGCTGGTACAGACCGTCAACTCTGACCCTGGCATCGCTGTTG GCTTTGATGAGTTCAACGCGGTGGACTTCAGTGGTACGTTCTACGTGAACACGGACCGGGATGACGACTATGCTGGCTTTGTGTTCGGTTACCAGTCGAGCGGCCGCTTCTACGTGGTGATGTGGAAGCAGATCACTCAGACCTACTGGGAAGACAAACCCTCCAAGGCCTTTGGtatctctggtgtctctctcaaGGTGGTCAACTCAACTACGGGCACAGGGGAGAACCTGAGAAACGCCCTGTGGCACACAGGCAACACAAAAAATCAG GTGCGCACTCTGTGGCACGACCCAAAGAACATTGGCTGGAAGGATTACACAGCCTACAGGTGGCACCTCATCCACAGACCCAAGACTGGATTCATCAG GGTTGTGGTCTATGAAGGGAAACAGATCTTGGCAGACTCGGGACCAGTGTACGACAAGACGTTTGCTGGAGGACGGTTAGGCCTGTTTGTCTTCTCCCAGGAACTGGTCTTCTTCTCTGATCTCAAATATGAGTGTAGAG ATAAGCTGGAGTTTCCAACTGTGTTGTCCATCAG ATAA